In Maniola hyperantus chromosome 13, iAphHyp1.2, whole genome shotgun sequence, one genomic interval encodes:
- the LOC117987529 gene encoding DNA polymerase subunit gamma-2-like isoform X1 — MKTEIQKLTSLATFLNLKHSVKTKTVISLEQPSKILLENIYTSWLKSIYSKTVQHFPVYLNKDKALKSQKFCYGLIKPQSIDIDEILIELRNNHYEPKSRVELKLNLVVPQQDVMQYFIQWQRYRKYWWSSITTTPSLFSINDMKQGEESADVNIIANFNWEPQIVETISINSSSLNNNNNNKTKTSSLTCNMGLEKALLTLLLDGISNATKEEYLRLHNKMAPYKISFALDSEGMTRDEKILSTLKQLARLIFHKLSSKEISSWLPTFTLPLQLQIKENLHMGVTYTAILNENTLSNGIFHLLNSNTMLKEQVHVADFDTYAALLCGKH, encoded by the exons ATGAAAACTGAAATCCAAAAGCTTACTTCTTTAGCaacatttttaaatctaaaacaTTCAGTCAAAACAAAAACAGTAATAAGTTTAGAGCAACCAAGTAAGATTTTACTAGAAAATATTTACACTAGTTGGTTGAAATCAATATACAGTAAAACTGTACAACATTTCCCTGTATACTTAAATAAAGACAAAGCATTAAAATCTCAAAAATTCTGTTATGGTTTGATCAAACCACAATCAATAGATATTGATGAAATATTAATAGAACTTAGGAATAATCATTATGAGCCAAAAAGTAGAGTAGAGCTGAAGCTGAACTTAGTTGTACCACAGCAAGATGTGATGCAGTATTTCATACAGTGGCAAAGATACAGGAAATATTGGTGGAGCTCG ATAACAACCACACCAAGTCTGTTCAGTATAAATGATATGAAGCAAGGAGAAGAAAGTGCTGATGTGAATATCATAGCCAACTTTAATTGGGAGCCGCAAATTGTAGAAACAATCAGTATTAACAGCAGTAGTctgaacaataataataac AATAAAACTAAAACATCTAGTCTGACTTGTAACATGGGATTAGAGAAAGCGTTACTTACACTTTTATTAGATGGCATTTCAAATGCTACAAAAGAAGAATACTTAAGACTTCACAATAAAATGGCTCCTTACAAAATTTCCTTTGCATTGGATAGCGAAGGTATGACTAGAG ATGAGAAAATATTAAGTACGCTGAAACAGTTAGCTCGACTGATATTCCACAAACTGAGCTCTAAGGAGATTTCCAGTTGGCTTCCAACTTTTACGCTGCCCTTACAACTTCAG ATCAAAGAAAACCTACACATGGGAGTAACATACACAGCAATACTAAACGAAAATACGCTTTCAAATGGGATTTTTCATTTGTTAAACAGCAATACTATGTTGAAG gAACAAGTACATGTTGCAGATTTCGACACCTATGCTGCTTTATTATGTGGAAAACATTGA
- the LOC117987529 gene encoding DNA polymerase subunit gamma-2-like isoform X2, with amino-acid sequence MKTEIQKLTSLATFLNLKHSVKTKTVISLEQPSKILLENIYTSWLKSIYSKTVQHFPVYLNKDKALKSQKFCYGLIKPQSIDIDEILIELRNNHYEPKSRVELKLNLVVPQQDVMQYFIQWQRYRKYWWSSITTTPSLFSINDMKQGEESADVNIIANFNWEPQIVETISINSSSLNNNNNNKTKTSSLTCNMGLEKALLTLLLDGISNATKEEYLRLHNKMAPYKISFALDSEDEKILSTLKQLARLIFHKLSSKEISSWLPTFTLPLQLQIKENLHMGVTYTAILNENTLSNGIFHLLNSNTMLKEQVHVADFDTYAALLCGKH; translated from the exons ATGAAAACTGAAATCCAAAAGCTTACTTCTTTAGCaacatttttaaatctaaaacaTTCAGTCAAAACAAAAACAGTAATAAGTTTAGAGCAACCAAGTAAGATTTTACTAGAAAATATTTACACTAGTTGGTTGAAATCAATATACAGTAAAACTGTACAACATTTCCCTGTATACTTAAATAAAGACAAAGCATTAAAATCTCAAAAATTCTGTTATGGTTTGATCAAACCACAATCAATAGATATTGATGAAATATTAATAGAACTTAGGAATAATCATTATGAGCCAAAAAGTAGAGTAGAGCTGAAGCTGAACTTAGTTGTACCACAGCAAGATGTGATGCAGTATTTCATACAGTGGCAAAGATACAGGAAATATTGGTGGAGCTCG ATAACAACCACACCAAGTCTGTTCAGTATAAATGATATGAAGCAAGGAGAAGAAAGTGCTGATGTGAATATCATAGCCAACTTTAATTGGGAGCCGCAAATTGTAGAAACAATCAGTATTAACAGCAGTAGTctgaacaataataataac AATAAAACTAAAACATCTAGTCTGACTTGTAACATGGGATTAGAGAAAGCGTTACTTACACTTTTATTAGATGGCATTTCAAATGCTACAAAAGAAGAATACTTAAGACTTCACAATAAAATGGCTCCTTACAAAATTTCCTTTGCATTGGATAGCGAAG ATGAGAAAATATTAAGTACGCTGAAACAGTTAGCTCGACTGATATTCCACAAACTGAGCTCTAAGGAGATTTCCAGTTGGCTTCCAACTTTTACGCTGCCCTTACAACTTCAG ATCAAAGAAAACCTACACATGGGAGTAACATACACAGCAATACTAAACGAAAATACGCTTTCAAATGGGATTTTTCATTTGTTAAACAGCAATACTATGTTGAAG gAACAAGTACATGTTGCAGATTTCGACACCTATGCTGCTTTATTATGTGGAAAACATTGA
- the LOC117987529 gene encoding uncharacterized protein isoform X3 produces the protein MQSNFAFKTFSKTKYILQPRRFNSKVPAYPVITLEKKAHERTEVDTNTIALLERLSLVKCDTDEGVKVLEDSIAFAGKILHIDTTGVEPLYTVLEKENLTLREDKITQGNCQKDILKNAAVTEDDYFVAPPGNIPLHEITTTPSLFSINDMKQGEESADVNIIANFNWEPQIVETISINSSSLNNNNNNKTKTSSLTCNMGLEKALLTLLLDGISNATKEEYLRLHNKMAPYKISFALDSEDEKILSTLKQLARLIFHKLSSKEISSWLPTFTLPLQLQIKENLHMGVTYTAILNENTLSNGIFHLLNSNTMLKEQVHVADFDTYAALLCGKH, from the exons ATGCAGTCCAATTTTGCATTCAAGACATTCAGTAAAACCAAATATATATTGCAACCTAGAAGGTTCAATTCAAAAGTACCTGCATATCCAGTGATAACATTAGAGAAAAAAGCACACGAAAGAACCGAAGTTGATACAAACACAATAGCCCTTTTGGAGAGACTTTCCTTAGTGAAATGCGATACTGACGAAGGTGTTAAGGTTTTAGAGGATTCGATAGCTTTTGCAGGCAAAATTCTTCATATAGACACCACAGGGGTGGAACCTCTTTATACAGTTTTAGAGAAGGA AAATCTAACTTTAAGAGAGGACAAAATAACCCAAGGCAATTGTCAAAAGGATATATTAAAGAATGCTGCTGTGACCGAAGATGACTATTTTGTTGCACCCCCGGGCAACATCCCACTACATGAA ATAACAACCACACCAAGTCTGTTCAGTATAAATGATATGAAGCAAGGAGAAGAAAGTGCTGATGTGAATATCATAGCCAACTTTAATTGGGAGCCGCAAATTGTAGAAACAATCAGTATTAACAGCAGTAGTctgaacaataataataac AATAAAACTAAAACATCTAGTCTGACTTGTAACATGGGATTAGAGAAAGCGTTACTTACACTTTTATTAGATGGCATTTCAAATGCTACAAAAGAAGAATACTTAAGACTTCACAATAAAATGGCTCCTTACAAAATTTCCTTTGCATTGGATAGCGAAG ATGAGAAAATATTAAGTACGCTGAAACAGTTAGCTCGACTGATATTCCACAAACTGAGCTCTAAGGAGATTTCCAGTTGGCTTCCAACTTTTACGCTGCCCTTACAACTTCAG ATCAAAGAAAACCTACACATGGGAGTAACATACACAGCAATACTAAACGAAAATACGCTTTCAAATGGGATTTTTCATTTGTTAAACAGCAATACTATGTTGAAG gAACAAGTACATGTTGCAGATTTCGACACCTATGCTGCTTTATTATGTGGAAAACATTGA